Part of the Sulfuricurvum kujiense DSM 16994 genome, TTCCTGCTTTCCCGACTACAGACGGAAAACCTAATATCGCGATTAATTCTCATCTCTTAATTGAATCATTGAAAAAAATCACCCCTGCTGCCGATACCAATAACCCGAAATTCGAACTTAACGGTGCATTGATCGATATTAAAAATAATCAAATCAATTTTGTTTCTACCGATACACGTCGTCTTGCACTCGTTCATATTGACAGCCAAAACGACCATGAACTTTCAATCATTGTCCCTAAAAAAGCGATTATTGAAATTCAAAAACTTTTTGCCGACAACATTGAAATCTTTTACGACAATACCCATCTCGTTATCAAATCGGAAGATTCTCTTTTTTATACCAAACTGATTAACGGAAAATTTCCCGATTACAGCCGAATCATCCCTAAAGAAGCCCAACGGACGATTGTTCTGCCGAAAAGCGTTATTGTCACCGCTATCAAACAGATTACGACTATTTCCAATGATTTGAAATTAACATTCCAAAGCGATTCAATACTGTTTGAAAGTTTGAGCGATGATAACATCGAAGCAAAAACGACCGTTGAAATAGAAAACGGATTTGAATCTCCGTTTATTTTGGCTATCAACAGCCGCTATATTTTGGATTTTTTATCCCAAGTCAATGCTACAGAATTCACTCTCGAAGCCAATGAATCAAATCAACCGTTTGTTTTAAAAGATCAAAATTTTAAAACCATCGTTATGCCGATCGTTATCTAAATTTAACGCAAAGGAATTCATCCCTTTCAAGGAAACATCGCTATGCGAGCGGTATCCTTGTTTTGGCTACGCTAACGCTGAGTTCCACCCAAAGGGCACTTCGTCTTCAGCAGAGAGCTCGTATACAGTAAACCGCACTCGCTTCTATTTTCACAAACTTTCTATAAAACCTATTTTTTAGTTTAACTACGGTAAAATAAAGCCATTTAACACGCTTAAAAGCTGGAGCAACTATGGAAAATTACGGTGCTAGTAACATTAAAGTCCTAAAAGGTCTTGAAGCCGTTCGAAAACGACCGGGTATGTATATCGGTGATACCGGTCATCGCGGACTTCATCACTTGATCTACGAAGTCGTTGACAACTCAATCGATGAAGCGATGGCGGGACATTGTGATACGATCACGGTAACATTGACCAAAAACGGTACCGCAATAGTAAGCGATAACGGTCGGGGTATTCCGACCGACATGCATCCGACAGAGGGAATTTCTGCGGCAACGGTTGTTTTGACCGTATTGCACGCAGGGGGAAAATTCGACAAAGATACTTATAAAGTCTCGGGCGGTTTGCACGGGGTAGGGGTATCGGTTGTTAATGCCCTCAGTAGTGATCTCAAAATGACAATCCACCGTGAAGGTCAATCGTTTGAGCAAAACTTTAAATGCGGTATTCCTCAAGAGCCTTTGGCCATAACAGGCACAACACGTAAACGTGGAACAACCATTGAGTTTTTCCCGGATCCTTCGATCTTTACCGAAACGATTATTTTTGATTATGACTATTTGGCTAAACGTTTCCGTGAACTCGCTTACCTGAATCCTCGAATCACCATTATTTTCAAAGACGAACGTAACGGCGCGAGCAATACTTACCATTTCGAAGGGGGTATCAGCCAATTCGTTACCGATGTGAACAAAAAAACGGTTGTGGCTTCACCGTTTGCGTTCAGTGAAAAAATCGAAGATATCGAGATGGATATCGCAATTATGTATAACGACAGTTATGACGACAAAACGTTTACGTTCGTTAATAACATCAATACACCTAACGGCGGAACTCACGAAGCGGGTTTCCGTGCGGGTCTTACCCGTGTTATCTCAAACTACAACAAACAAAACGGTAATGCCAAAGAAAAAGATGTCCCTCTGACCGGCGAAGATGTATCCGAAGGGCTTATCTGTGTTGTTTCCGTACGGGTACCGGAGCCTCAGTTTGAAGGACAAACAAAAGGGAAACTCGGAAATACCTATGTTCGACCGTTGGTTCAAAAAGTCACGTATGAAAAACTGACCAAATATTTTGAAGAGAATCCGCTTCAAGCCAAAGCAATCGTCCAAAAAGCGTTAATGGCGGCACGAGGACGTGAAGCGGCGAAAAAAGCGCGTGAATTGACCCGCCGCAAAGATGCAATGACGGTCGGAACATTACCGGGTAAATTGGCTGACTGCCAAAGCAAAGATCCGGCAATCAGCGAATTGTATCTGGTGGAAGGGGACTCAGCGGGCGGTTCGGCGAAACAGGGACGTGATCGTGTCTTCCAAGCGATTTTGCCGCTCAAAGGTAAAATTTTGAACGTTGAAAAAGCGCGATTGGACAAAATTCTAAAATCCGAAGAGATCACCAATATGATCACCGCTTTGGGCTGCGGAATCGGTGAAGAGTTCAATGAAGAGAAACTTCGCTACCATAAAATCATCATCATGACCGATGCCGACGTCGACGGAAGCCATATCCAAACGCTGTTATTGACCTTCTTTTTCCGATATCTTCCGAAAATTGTCGAAAATGGATACCTCTATTTGGCACAACCGCCGTTGTATCGATACAAAAAAGGGAAAAAAGAGATCTATTTTAAAGATGACCGTGTTATGAACGCTTTCTTGATCGAGAACGGTATTGAAGCGTTAGAAGCGGAAAATCTGAATGTCGGTGTAAATGATCTCGTCTCATTTTTCAAAATGGTTGATCACTATCGCAGTACCCTTGATGCATTGGAACGCCGTTATGCTCTTGTGGAACTTATCCGTTATTTCATTGAAAATCCGGATTTGATCTCATTGCCGCTTACAGAGATGTATACCAAAGTTGAAGCTTTCTTGACAGCTCAGGGGAATAATATCCTTAGTAAAAGCGTGAGCGATGAAGATATGCATCTATTTGTACAAACCAAAGAGGGATTGGAAGAGCTTCACATCAATGATGAGCTTTTTGCTTCTCCGCATTTTGCCGAAGCAAACTATATTTTCCAAAAAATTCAGGATTGGAATCTTCCTCTGGAAGGTGATTTGCTCGAATTACTCACCCAAATTACCGATTATGCGAAAAAGGGTTCTTACATCCAGCGTTACAAAGGTCTCGGTGAGATGAATCCTGAACAGCTTTGGGAAACAACGATGACACCGGAGAACCGCGTATTGCTCCGTATCACGATCGAAGATGCGGAAACCGCAGGCGAATCGTTTAATCTCTTTATGGGTGATGATGTTGAACCGAGACGTAATTACATCGAAACACACGCCAAAGATGTTAAGCATCTGGATATCTAATTTTTAATGACCTACACCGAACAAAAAGAGAGAGAGCACCGCTTTGCCTTGGCATTGCGGATGGGATTGCCTATCTTTTTTTTGAGTTCGGTTACCCTTTTTGCCCTTTTCTCCCAAACCTATACTTCTCTCGCTTCTTTAATCGTGTTGTCCATATCGCTGCTCGGGATCATGATCTATTTTATTTTTTACCTCATTTATCAAAGTGCCCATGAGACGATTACCGATCCGACGACTTATGCATTTACCTCAGAATATTTTTTTAAATTAGGCTCAAAAGCGCTCCTCAAAAATACGCAAACCGTCATGATGATCAGCGTTGAGAATTTATGGTCTATCAATGAGCGCTACGGTATTAAAAACGGGGATAAAGCGCTCCAAAATACCGTAAAAAAGCTGGATCGGTTTTTCCGAGACAAAGGGTATGACAAACTTCCGATAGGGCGTTATAAAGGGGGTGACTTTTTAGCCTTTTTGCCGGGAGAAAAAGAGCAGTATAGAGTATTGATCGAGCTGTTTTTGTCCAAATACGAAAATCACATCGATAATGAGATTGAAATAAGAGTCGGGATCGTAATGGTAGATTCGCGCCTCTCGAATAATATGGAACTTTTGACAAGCCGTTTGTATGAACTTCATAACGATCGGTTAACAGCAGAAAAAGAGGAATTTTATTCAATCAACGAACTCGAACATGAAATACTTGAGGCATTGGAACATAAACGCATTTCGATCGGATTTTGGCCGGTATGCTGCGATGATGACATGTTTGACACGTCGGTGAAATTAATTGATTCCGAGGGGAGGCTGATTCATCAAAGCCGTTATATTCCCGTACTCAACCGACTCAATAAGATGCGTTTTCTGGAGAGTGACGTACTTGAAAAAATAGGGGCATTATGCAATGAGAAAAATCAAAATATAGTGTTAACTATCTCTCCCGTTACATTGCGGAATCCCCATTTTTTCGAGCATGCTCTCACTTTATTCGAACGTTATCCGAAAGCGCGGAATAAAATAACATTGTTGTTTGAAGAGAGGGAGTATTGTCATCAGCTAGAACGTTTTTCACAGCAAATAGCCCATTATCGCAAAGCCGGATATAAAATCGCTCTGGATCGTTTGGGCGGCTATCAGACAACCCTTTTATATCTCAAAGAGCTTGAGATAGATATTGTCCGTTTCGATTCTCTTTACAGCCGAAACATAAAAAAAGCGGGGTATCAGAATATTATTCAGGGGCTGAATCTCAGTGCCCATCTGTGCGGTGCGAAAACATGGATGTCGATGATTGAAGACTCAAATAGCGACCAGCTTTGCCAATCGCTTAAAATTAATTATCGGCAGGGAAATTATCTGGGTAAAATTTTAACACTGGACGACATTACTAAAAAGGAAACAAATATATGAAATACGGCGAGCAGATAGTCGAAAATTTCGATGTAGAAAAAGATTTTGAGATTTGGCCTAACCAGCATGAGCGCGATTATGTCATAAAAGTAACGTTACCCGAATTTACCTGTCTTTGTCCGCGCAGCGGATATCCCGATTTTGCAACGATTTATGTCGAATATACTCCGGATAAATGGGTTGCTGAACTCAAAGCTATCAAACTGTACATTAATTCGTTCAGAAACCGCCATATTTCGCACGAAAACAGTGCAAACGAGATTTACAGCGTCTTTGAACAGAAAATCGCTCCT contains:
- a CDS encoding EAL domain-containing protein; the encoded protein is MTYTEQKEREHRFALALRMGLPIFFLSSVTLFALFSQTYTSLASLIVLSISLLGIMIYFIFYLIYQSAHETITDPTTYAFTSEYFFKLGSKALLKNTQTVMMISVENLWSINERYGIKNGDKALQNTVKKLDRFFRDKGYDKLPIGRYKGGDFLAFLPGEKEQYRVLIELFLSKYENHIDNEIEIRVGIVMVDSRLSNNMELLTSRLYELHNDRLTAEKEEFYSINELEHEILEALEHKRISIGFWPVCCDDDMFDTSVKLIDSEGRLIHQSRYIPVLNRLNKMRFLESDVLEKIGALCNEKNQNIVLTISPVTLRNPHFFEHALTLFERYPKARNKITLLFEEREYCHQLERFSQQIAHYRKAGYKIALDRLGGYQTTLLYLKELEIDIVRFDSLYSRNIKKAGYQNIIQGLNLSAHLCGAKTWMSMIEDSNSDQLCQSLKINYRQGNYLGKILTLDDITKKETNI
- the queF gene encoding preQ(1) synthase; this translates as MKYGEQIVENFDVEKDFEIWPNQHERDYVIKVTLPEFTCLCPRSGYPDFATIYVEYTPDKWVAELKAIKLYINSFRNRHISHENSANEIYSVFEQKIAPKRLKVVADYYPRGNVHTVVEIDSEKMVKEK
- the gyrB gene encoding DNA topoisomerase (ATP-hydrolyzing) subunit B; translated protein: MENYGASNIKVLKGLEAVRKRPGMYIGDTGHRGLHHLIYEVVDNSIDEAMAGHCDTITVTLTKNGTAIVSDNGRGIPTDMHPTEGISAATVVLTVLHAGGKFDKDTYKVSGGLHGVGVSVVNALSSDLKMTIHREGQSFEQNFKCGIPQEPLAITGTTRKRGTTIEFFPDPSIFTETIIFDYDYLAKRFRELAYLNPRITIIFKDERNGASNTYHFEGGISQFVTDVNKKTVVASPFAFSEKIEDIEMDIAIMYNDSYDDKTFTFVNNINTPNGGTHEAGFRAGLTRVISNYNKQNGNAKEKDVPLTGEDVSEGLICVVSVRVPEPQFEGQTKGKLGNTYVRPLVQKVTYEKLTKYFEENPLQAKAIVQKALMAARGREAAKKARELTRRKDAMTVGTLPGKLADCQSKDPAISELYLVEGDSAGGSAKQGRDRVFQAILPLKGKILNVEKARLDKILKSEEITNMITALGCGIGEEFNEEKLRYHKIIIMTDADVDGSHIQTLLLTFFFRYLPKIVENGYLYLAQPPLYRYKKGKKEIYFKDDRVMNAFLIENGIEALEAENLNVGVNDLVSFFKMVDHYRSTLDALERRYALVELIRYFIENPDLISLPLTEMYTKVEAFLTAQGNNILSKSVSDEDMHLFVQTKEGLEELHINDELFASPHFAEANYIFQKIQDWNLPLEGDLLELLTQITDYAKKGSYIQRYKGLGEMNPEQLWETTMTPENRVLLRITIEDAETAGESFNLFMGDDVEPRRNYIETHAKDVKHLDI
- the dnaN gene encoding DNA polymerase III subunit beta, which encodes MKITVDKSVLENILLHLQPFLEKKDTSQITSHILLSTDGRTLYAKATDYEIGLIIQTNSVNVEEPGSLTANGKKLLDIIRILKDEEIELTLDKDTLHIRQKRSNFKLPTYKSSEFPAFPTTDGKPNIAINSHLLIESLKKITPAADTNNPKFELNGALIDIKNNQINFVSTDTRRLALVHIDSQNDHELSIIVPKKAIIEIQKLFADNIEIFYDNTHLVIKSEDSLFYTKLINGKFPDYSRIIPKEAQRTIVLPKSVIVTAIKQITTISNDLKLTFQSDSILFESLSDDNIEAKTTVEIENGFESPFILAINSRYILDFLSQVNATEFTLEANESNQPFVLKDQNFKTIVMPIVI